A stretch of DNA from Clostridium sp. JN-9:
CTCCCCCCAATCTAAATATAAGCCACAAAACAATTATACATTACATATAATTTTTCAGTCAAGTAAATTTAGTCGCTTCTTCGAATTTTTTCTAGCACTTCCAGTATATCCTTATCAAGTCTTTCCTCAAGAGTCGACTTATTTGAACTTTTTATCTTATTTAATTTCTTTTTAATCGCTTGTTCACTACCCGTAACCTCATGGTAAAATTCTAAGGATGACATTCTGGTGGCACCCCTTTGAAATACAACCTGCTGTTCAAGGGAATCAGAAGTTACTACAGACACATCTATTTTTCTGCCAATATTATTTACATTCTTTTCAATAAAACTATCTGCAGTCTCTCCCTCTTTAGTATACACTACTATTATATTTGAATTTATTTCTTCCCTCTTCTCCAAACTACCTTTTTTTAAATGAGCATCAAATACTAAGTATAATTTACAATTATTGTATACTGCATAATTTTCAAGAATTTCAATTAACTTTTGTCTGGCGATTTCCAGATTAATATCTTTCGCAGCTCGAAGGTCAGACCAACTGTTAATTACATTATAACCATCTACAAATATTGTTTTCACTTTACTTCTTTAGTTATTTTTTGTTTTAATATTTCATACATTAGTATTCCACCTGC
This window harbors:
- a CDS encoding NYN domain-containing protein, with the protein product MKTIFVDGYNVINSWSDLRAAKDINLEIARQKLIEILENYAVYNNCKLYLVFDAHLKKGSLEKREEINSNIIVVYTKEGETADSFIEKNVNNIGRKIDVSVVTSDSLEQQVVFQRGATRMSSLEFYHEVTGSEQAIKKKLNKIKSSNKSTLEERLDKDILEVLEKIRRSD